One segment of Phaeacidiphilus oryzae TH49 DNA contains the following:
- a CDS encoding aromatic acid exporter family protein: MTGVRERFQAGSRRAAAMPGAVAAYTGRALRHPGYERDDLLLQAKAVFAATLAWWAASVAGLSTVGAFAPLTALLALQQTVYHSLRETVRYVLAMVLGAALAAAFGGTAGVHTWTLAPLVLVALLLAKAPGLGAQRAQVPVIALFAFASGGGQDDYLLRLALSVLLGAGCGLGVHLLLAPLTHTDRARQRLRQSQRTAADLLRELADALRETGGGAREQDAGEDEDGDEEEERRRRREELAERSRQWRDSCLDLLTKTAGVRSTLAGEEENLRLNPRRRLARAPRGLGSWYPLADLVERIARHLRSLVEAEVYLLRSSVEERPGEREREFLAGHADLLDHCADALLRCTPEEAPDERSAVRRIAGEGLDALDDLAAQGIGETEPEGFWPVYGTILNDTNRILAELFEFAGEPSEAGTGDG; this comes from the coding sequence ATGACCGGGGTCCGGGAGCGGTTCCAGGCCGGCAGCAGGCGCGCCGCCGCGATGCCGGGCGCGGTCGCCGCCTACACCGGGCGCGCCCTGCGGCATCCAGGCTACGAGCGGGACGATCTGCTGCTCCAGGCGAAGGCCGTGTTCGCTGCGACGCTGGCCTGGTGGGCGGCCTCCGTCGCGGGGCTGTCCACGGTGGGCGCCTTCGCCCCGCTCACGGCCCTGCTGGCGCTTCAGCAGACGGTGTACCACTCGCTGCGGGAGACCGTCCGTTATGTGCTGGCGATGGTCCTGGGCGCGGCCCTGGCCGCCGCCTTCGGCGGCACCGCCGGCGTCCACACCTGGACGCTGGCACCCCTGGTGCTGGTCGCCCTGCTGCTGGCCAAGGCGCCGGGGCTGGGCGCGCAGCGCGCGCAGGTGCCGGTGATCGCCCTCTTCGCGTTCGCCTCCGGCGGCGGTCAGGACGACTACCTGCTGCGCCTGGCGCTGTCCGTGCTGCTCGGCGCCGGCTGCGGGCTGGGGGTCCATCTGCTGCTGGCCCCGCTGACCCACACCGACCGCGCCCGGCAGCGGCTCCGCCAGTCCCAGCGGACGGCGGCGGACCTGCTGCGGGAGCTCGCCGATGCGCTGCGCGAGACCGGCGGCGGGGCCCGGGAACAGGACGCGGGCGAGGACGAGGACGGGGACGAGGAGGAGGAGCGGCGAAGGCGGCGGGAGGAGCTCGCCGAGCGCTCCCGTCAGTGGCGCGACTCCTGCCTGGACCTGCTGACGAAGACCGCCGGCGTCCGCTCGACGCTGGCCGGGGAGGAGGAGAACCTGCGGCTCAATCCCCGCCGCCGGCTGGCCCGCGCGCCCCGCGGGCTCGGCTCCTGGTACCCGCTGGCCGATCTCGTGGAGCGGATCGCCCGCCATCTGCGGTCGCTGGTCGAGGCCGAGGTCTACCTGCTGCGCTCCTCCGTCGAGGAACGGCCGGGCGAGCGCGAGCGGGAGTTCCTGGCCGGCCACGCCGATCTGCTGGACCACTGCGCCGACGCCCTCCTGCGGTGCACACCGGAGGAGGCGCCGGACGAGCGGTCGGCCGTGCGGCGGATCGCCGGGGAGGGCCTGGACGCCCTCGACGACCTGGCCGCCCAGGGGATCGGCGAGACGGAGCCCGAAGGGTTCTGGCCGGTCTACGGCACCATCCTGAACGACACCAACCGGATACTCGCCGAGCTGTTCGAGTTCGCCGGAGAGCCGTCCGAGGCGGGGACCGGGGACGGCTGA
- a CDS encoding DUF2795 domain-containing protein: protein MADLDPIELQRALAGAEYPVSREDLVGRARRNDADEDIVRALSEAEAERFSSPADVEHAVFSAQR, encoded by the coding sequence ATGGCAGACCTCGACCCGATCGAACTGCAGCGCGCGCTGGCCGGCGCAGAGTACCCGGTGAGCAGGGAGGACCTGGTCGGCCGGGCCCGCCGGAACGACGCCGACGAGGACATCGTCCGAGCGCTCTCGGAGGCCGAAGCGGAGCGCTTCTCCAGCCCGGCCGACGTCGAGCACGCCGTCTTCTCCGCCCAGCGCTGA
- a CDS encoding NAD-dependent epimerase/dehydratase family protein, giving the protein MNSPGTDRRWRRALVTGGAGFLGSHLCERLLDEGTEVDCADNLLSGSRSNVEHLEDRAGFRFIACDLVRAHSVEVLDGRYDLVLHLACPASPADYLAYPLETLDAGSAGTRHALQIAERDGARFLLTSTSEVYGDPLMHPQREDYWGNVNPVGPRSVYDESKRFSEALSTAFARRLGTNAGIVRLFNTYGPRMRADDGRVVPTFIRQALNGEPLTVAGDGTQTRSLCYVEDTLDGMLKVAASRSVRPVNIGGGDEATVLEIARKVIELTGSQSETRFVERPVDDPERRRPDTTLAHELLGWQPQVPWLEGLRRTIDYFRDTSPQPVSAPAV; this is encoded by the coding sequence ATGAACTCACCTGGCACTGACCGACGTTGGCGGCGGGCGCTGGTCACCGGCGGCGCCGGGTTCCTCGGCTCCCACCTCTGCGAGCGGCTGCTGGACGAGGGGACCGAGGTCGACTGCGCCGACAACCTCCTCTCCGGTTCGCGCTCCAACGTCGAGCATCTGGAGGACCGGGCCGGCTTCCGGTTCATCGCCTGCGACCTGGTCCGCGCGCACAGTGTGGAGGTCCTGGACGGCCGCTACGACCTGGTGCTCCATCTCGCCTGCCCGGCGTCGCCCGCCGACTATCTGGCCTATCCGCTGGAGACCCTGGACGCGGGCAGCGCCGGCACCCGGCACGCCCTGCAGATCGCCGAGCGGGACGGCGCCCGCTTCCTGCTGACCTCCACCTCCGAGGTGTACGGCGACCCGCTGATGCACCCCCAGCGCGAGGACTACTGGGGGAACGTCAACCCGGTCGGCCCGCGCAGTGTCTACGACGAGTCCAAGCGCTTCTCCGAGGCGCTGAGCACGGCCTTCGCCCGGCGGCTCGGCACCAATGCCGGAATCGTGCGGCTCTTCAACACCTATGGACCGCGGATGCGCGCGGACGACGGCCGGGTCGTGCCGACCTTCATCCGCCAGGCCCTCAACGGGGAGCCGTTGACGGTGGCCGGGGACGGCACCCAGACCCGCTCGCTCTGCTATGTCGAGGACACCCTGGACGGGATGCTCAAGGTCGCCGCGTCACGCTCGGTGCGGCCGGTCAACATCGGCGGCGGGGACGAGGCCACGGTGCTGGAGATCGCCCGCAAGGTGATCGAGCTGACCGGCTCGCAGTCCGAGACCCGCTTCGTGGAGCGCCCGGTGGACGACCCCGAGCGGCGCCGGCCGGACACCACCCTGGCCCACGAACTCCTCGGCTGGCAGCCGCAGGTGCCCTGGCTGGAGGGCCTCCGGCGGACCATCGACTACTTCCGCGACACCTCCCCGCAGCCGGTCTCCGCCCCGGCCGTCTGA
- a CDS encoding glycosyltransferase family 2 protein → MSADYTVVVPTLGRPSLRDCLRSLAETSGPRPDSVVVVADLPDASPESQPELPALDGAGPLAGRVRLLRSGGRGPAAARNLGARWAETPWVVFLDDDVQVTEDWAERLAEDLAGAPSTVAGVQGRLLVPLPADRRPTDWERGTAGLEDAAWATADMAYRSPALAEVGGFDERFPRAFREDADLALRILDAGWELTRGKRRTRHPVRPSDPWASLRAQRGNADDALMVRLHGPNWWDRAEAPRGRLPRHSAIALCGLAAPVAAALGRRRTATGLAAAWALGTAEFAWARIAPGPRTAPEVAAMLATSLLIPPAATGHWLAGRWRHRRAEPWRGAR, encoded by the coding sequence ATGAGCGCCGACTACACCGTGGTGGTCCCGACGCTGGGCCGGCCTTCCCTGCGGGACTGCCTGCGGTCGCTGGCCGAGACCAGCGGCCCCCGGCCGGACTCGGTCGTGGTGGTCGCCGATCTGCCGGACGCCTCCCCCGAGTCGCAGCCCGAGCTGCCCGCGCTGGACGGGGCCGGCCCGCTGGCCGGCCGGGTGCGGCTGCTGCGCAGCGGCGGCCGGGGCCCGGCCGCCGCCCGCAATCTGGGCGCCCGGTGGGCCGAGACGCCCTGGGTGGTCTTCCTGGACGACGACGTCCAGGTCACCGAGGACTGGGCCGAGCGGCTCGCCGAGGACCTGGCCGGGGCGCCGTCGACGGTCGCCGGGGTCCAGGGCCGGCTGCTGGTGCCGCTGCCCGCGGACCGGCGGCCGACCGACTGGGAGCGCGGCACCGCCGGCCTGGAGGACGCCGCCTGGGCCACCGCGGACATGGCGTACCGCAGCCCGGCGCTGGCCGAGGTCGGCGGGTTCGACGAGCGCTTCCCCCGGGCCTTCCGGGAGGACGCCGATCTGGCGCTGCGGATCCTGGACGCCGGCTGGGAGCTGACCCGCGGCAAGCGGCGGACCCGGCACCCGGTCCGGCCGAGCGACCCGTGGGCCTCGCTGCGCGCCCAGCGCGGCAACGCGGACGACGCCCTGATGGTCCGGCTGCACGGACCGAACTGGTGGGACCGTGCCGAGGCGCCGCGCGGCCGGCTCCCCCGGCACTCCGCGATCGCGCTGTGCGGGCTGGCCGCCCCGGTGGCCGCGGCCCTCGGGCGGCGCCGCACCGCCACCGGGCTGGCGGCGGCCTGGGCACTCGGCACCGCCGAGTTCGCCTGGGCGCGGATAGCGCCCGGACCCCGCACCGCTCCGGAGGTGGCCGCGATGCTCGCGACCAGCCTGCTGATCCCGCCCGCCGCCACCGGCCACTGGCTGGCCGGCCGCTGGCGGCACCGGCGGGCCGAGCCCTGGCGGGGGGCGCGGTGA
- a CDS encoding D-glycero-alpha-D-manno-heptose-1,7-bisphosphate 7-phosphatase has translation MTASRNAPAGLPRAVLFDRDGTLIEDVPYNPDPARVQPVPGAVEAVRELRAAGLRTGAVTNQSGIGRGLLTTDQVRRVNARVDELLGPLDVWEVCPHRPEQGCDCRKPRPGMVLSAARRLGIAPEDCVVIGDIGADLAAARAAGARGVLVPTPATRPEEYAGEQGVAADLLLAVRRVLSGGWP, from the coding sequence GTGACGGCGAGCCGGAACGCACCCGCAGGCCTCCCCCGGGCGGTCCTCTTCGACCGGGACGGCACGCTGATCGAGGACGTCCCCTACAACCCCGATCCGGCCCGGGTCCAGCCGGTCCCGGGCGCGGTCGAAGCCGTGCGCGAACTGCGGGCCGCCGGCCTGCGGACCGGCGCGGTGACCAACCAGTCCGGCATCGGCCGCGGCCTGCTGACGACCGATCAGGTCCGCCGGGTGAACGCCCGGGTGGACGAGCTCCTCGGCCCGCTGGACGTCTGGGAGGTCTGCCCGCACCGGCCCGAGCAGGGCTGCGACTGCCGCAAGCCGCGGCCCGGCATGGTGCTCTCCGCCGCACGCAGGCTCGGCATCGCGCCGGAGGACTGCGTGGTGATCGGCGACATCGGCGCTGACCTGGCCGCGGCCCGCGCGGCCGGTGCCCGCGGGGTCCTGGTGCCCACCCCGGCCACCCGGCCCGAGGAGTACGCCGGGGAGCAGGGGGTGGCCGCCGATCTGCTGCTCGCCGTGCGGCGGGTGCTCTCCGGGGGGTGGCCGTGA